In Campylobacter concisus, a genomic segment contains:
- a CDS encoding YebC/PmpR family DNA-binding transcriptional regulator — MGRAFEYRRAAKEARWDKMSKVFPKLAKAITVAAKDGGCDPDMNPKLRAAIAAAKAENMPKDNIDAAIKRANGKDSADIKTIFYDGKAAHGVQIIVECATDNPTRTVANVKAIFSKNGGEILPSGSLSFMFTRKSVFELEKPSADIEEIELELIDYGLSDIEADDETLFVYGDYANFGTLHEGIEKLNLVVKKASLQYLPNQTVNLSEEQMLEVERLLDKLEDDDDVQAVYTNIE, encoded by the coding sequence ATGGGACGAGCATTTGAGTACCGAAGAGCGGCAAAAGAAGCTAGATGGGATAAGATGAGCAAGGTATTTCCAAAACTTGCAAAGGCTATAACAGTAGCGGCAAAAGATGGCGGATGTGATCCGGATATGAACCCTAAACTTCGCGCAGCTATCGCAGCGGCAAAAGCTGAAAATATGCCAAAAGATAACATCGATGCAGCTATAAAAAGAGCAAATGGCAAAGATAGCGCCGATATTAAGACTATTTTTTATGACGGCAAAGCAGCTCACGGCGTGCAAATCATCGTTGAGTGTGCGACCGACAATCCAACAAGAACGGTTGCCAATGTTAAAGCGATATTTAGCAAAAATGGTGGAGAAATTTTACCAAGTGGCAGCCTTAGCTTTATGTTTACAAGAAAGAGCGTTTTTGAGCTTGAAAAACCAAGCGCAGACATTGAAGAGATCGAGCTTGAGCTGATAGATTATGGTCTAAGCGATATCGAGGCTGACGATGAGACGCTATTTGTATACGGTGATTATGCAAATTTTGGCACACTTCATGAAGGTATCGAAAAGCTAAATTTAGTAGTTAAAAAAGCTTCACTTCAATACTTACCAAATCAAACCGTGAATCTAAGCGAAGAGCAAATGCTTGAGGTTGAGAGACTTCTTGATAAGCTAGAAGATGATGATGATGTTCAAGCAGTTTATACAAATATCGAATAA
- a CDS encoding GNAT family N-acetyltransferase — protein sequence MIKNAQKQDAKICIKLLNLAMEDIAYKLSGYDDPIKSDEILEIFFKSETNRLSYKNVFVYKHNEEIIAAMCAYFGGDAEQLDREISQHLMALGKDDKVEKECFDDEFYIDSIAVDENFRGQGLAKELIRHSFVKAKELGHKKVSLIVDTNKPKVRKFYESLGFKFNVKKIVNLHEYDHMIKEII from the coding sequence ATGATAAAAAATGCTCAAAAACAAGATGCAAAAATCTGCATAAAACTACTAAATTTAGCGATGGAGGACATCGCCTACAAGCTAAGTGGCTACGATGATCCTATTAAAAGTGATGAAATTTTAGAAATTTTTTTCAAAAGTGAGACAAATAGACTAAGCTATAAAAATGTCTTTGTTTATAAGCATAACGAGGAAATTATAGCTGCTATGTGTGCTTACTTTGGTGGCGACGCGGAGCAGCTTGATAGAGAAATTTCACAGCATTTAATGGCTCTTGGCAAAGATGACAAGGTAGAAAAAGAGTGTTTTGACGATGAGTTTTATATAGATAGTATCGCTGTTGATGAAAATTTTAGAGGCCAAGGGCTTGCAAAAGAGCTCATAAGGCATTCGTTTGTCAAGGCAAAAGAGCTAGGGCATAAAAAGGTTTCATTAATAGTAGATACAAATAAGCCAAAAGTTCGTAAATTTTACGAGAGTTTGGGCTTTAAATTTAATGTCAAGAAAATTGTAAATTTACATGAATACGACCATATGATAAAGGAGATAATATGA
- a CDS encoding heavy-metal-associated domain-containing protein: MKTFEANNIHCQNCANTIKNALEDDFGKIEVDLSKEPRQVRVDLKDSEVEKFKSEMADLGFDVIKEL, encoded by the coding sequence ATGAAAACATTTGAAGCAAACAATATCCACTGCCAAAACTGCGCAAACACTATAAAAAACGCACTTGAAGATGACTTTGGCAAGATAGAAGTTGATCTTAGCAAAGAGCCAAGACAAGTTAGGGTTGATCTTAAAGATAGTGAAGTTGAAAAATTTAAATCTGAAATGGCTGATCTTGGATTTGACGTTATAAAGGAGCTTTGA
- a CDS encoding heavy metal translocating P-type ATPase has product MPLKVKLNIAGMSCVNCSNAIEKVSKKIDGVLEANVNFANASGEFVLKDASVREVLEQKIKKLGYFVATNIDEFEAKRDEHITAIRNKFIFAFLASMVIMALEMFVRPSVIVNLAILALGFLVLAFSGKDFFAHAIEAVKNKNYDMNVLVALGSGSAFLYSLFVVIFSDFIPDDLKNVYVSGAAMIIAFVLIGKYLEERSKAKAGDYLKTLLKISPKTAFLVMPDGHSKEVNVNELKVGDIVIVKNGYNIPSDGVIVQGGAEIDASMLTGESLPVYKEVGDGVFAGTLNTNGYISVKVTKSSFESLLSQILSLLSDASSKKMPIGRLADKIANIFVPSVVAISVLTFFIWIIFSGNFAYAISSAICVLIISCPCALGLATPIAIVSSLARGAKAGILVKNPEVLELIKDAKFVAFDKTGTLSKGQISVKSSNLSEQDLALIASAENLSEHLISKAIVRYAKQKCIDLQKLNGKFQNVVGQGIIYEDENNQIIIGNEKLLLANEVSLNPDESNAIKEATNDGSGVILCAINKKFVGFLTLSDELKDEASDIINELTSLNLQSVILSGDDEKVVASIAKKLNVSKYHANMLPEDKFNEIKELTNHGGVIFVGDGVNDSPSLKEASVGIAMNSGSDIAKGAGDIVLIKNDLRGVTGLVRLANATMANIKENLFWAFMYNVICIPVAAGVLYPVFGLLLSPVYGSMAMCLSSVTVVLNALRLRYLRLKD; this is encoded by the coding sequence ATGCCTTTAAAAGTCAAGCTAAATATAGCGGGAATGAGCTGCGTAAATTGCTCAAACGCTATCGAGAAAGTTTCTAAAAAGATAGATGGGGTGCTTGAAGCAAATGTAAATTTTGCAAATGCAAGCGGCGAATTTGTCCTAAAAGACGCTAGCGTGCGTGAAGTTTTAGAGCAAAAGATAAAAAAGCTTGGCTACTTTGTGGCGACAAATATTGATGAATTCGAAGCCAAAAGAGACGAGCATATAACTGCGATCAGAAATAAATTTATATTTGCATTTCTAGCGAGCATGGTCATCATGGCGCTTGAGATGTTTGTAAGGCCTAGCGTGATTGTAAATTTAGCCATTTTAGCGCTTGGCTTTTTGGTGCTAGCTTTTAGTGGCAAAGACTTCTTTGCTCACGCCATAGAGGCTGTTAAAAACAAAAACTACGATATGAACGTGCTTGTAGCTCTTGGAAGCGGCAGTGCATTTTTATACTCGCTTTTTGTTGTGATCTTTTCAGATTTCATCCCAGATGATCTAAAAAATGTCTATGTCTCGGGCGCAGCGATGATAATAGCCTTTGTTTTGATAGGTAAGTATCTTGAAGAGCGCTCAAAGGCAAAGGCAGGCGACTACCTAAAGACGCTACTTAAAATTTCGCCAAAGACCGCCTTTTTGGTCATGCCAGATGGACATAGTAAAGAGGTAAATGTAAATGAGCTAAAAGTAGGCGACATCGTCATCGTAAAAAATGGCTACAACATCCCAAGTGATGGCGTGATAGTTCAAGGTGGCGCTGAGATAGATGCTTCTATGCTTACAGGAGAGAGCTTGCCAGTTTATAAAGAGGTGGGAGATGGCGTATTTGCCGGCACTCTAAACACAAATGGCTACATAAGCGTCAAGGTGACAAAGAGTTCTTTTGAAAGCTTGCTATCTCAAATTTTAAGCTTATTAAGCGACGCTAGCTCTAAAAAGATGCCTATCGGACGGCTGGCTGACAAGATAGCAAACATCTTTGTGCCAAGTGTGGTGGCGATCTCAGTTCTTACATTTTTTATATGGATAATTTTTAGTGGAAATTTCGCCTATGCGATCTCTAGCGCGATCTGCGTGCTTATCATCTCATGCCCATGCGCACTAGGACTTGCCACGCCAATAGCAATCGTAAGCTCGCTTGCACGTGGTGCAAAAGCTGGAATTTTAGTAAAAAATCCAGAAGTTTTAGAGCTAATAAAAGATGCTAAATTCGTAGCATTTGACAAAACAGGCACACTTAGTAAAGGGCAAATCAGCGTCAAAAGCTCAAATTTAAGCGAGCAAGATTTAGCTCTTATCGCTTCTGCTGAAAATTTAAGTGAGCATCTCATCTCAAAAGCTATAGTTAGATATGCAAAGCAAAAATGTATAGATTTACAAAAGCTAAATGGAAAATTTCAAAATGTTGTCGGGCAAGGCATCATCTATGAGGATGAGAATAATCAGATAATAATCGGAAACGAAAAGCTGCTTTTGGCAAATGAAGTAAGTTTAAATCCGGATGAAAGTAACGCTATAAAAGAGGCTACAAACGATGGAAGCGGCGTCATACTTTGTGCTATAAATAAAAAATTTGTTGGTTTTTTAACGCTTAGTGATGAGCTAAAAGATGAGGCAAGCGATATTATAAACGAGCTTACAAGTCTAAATTTACAAAGCGTGATCCTCTCAGGCGATGACGAGAAAGTAGTTGCAAGCATCGCTAAAAAGCTAAATGTGAGTAAATATCATGCAAATATGCTGCCTGAAGATAAATTTAATGAGATAAAAGAGCTTACAAATCATGGTGGCGTTATCTTTGTTGGAGATGGCGTAAACGACTCACCATCACTTAAAGAAGCAAGTGTTGGTATCGCTATGAACTCGGGCTCAGATATAGCAAAAGGTGCTGGAGATATCGTGCTTATTAAAAATGATTTGCGTGGAGTGACTGGACTAGTTAGATTAGCAAATGCTACTATGGCAAACATAAAAGAAAATTTATTTTGGGCGTTTATGTATAACGTGATTTGTATCCCGGTGGCTGCAGGCGTGCTCTACCCTGTCTTTGGGCTACTTTTAAGCCCAGTTTATGGCTCAATGGCGATGTGTCTTAGCTCTGTTACTGTCGTTTTAAACGCACTTAGACTTAGATATCTACGACTTAAGGATTAA
- a CDS encoding oxidoreductase — MKLGELYSVVAAALAANFSGILDVSSFMRIKKTNAWITQTNSEANKKGNELYTKFIKDESSAALCDDFVILKSKFEASYYFSSAKDDLAQFYKAINFQPKMGEVDSISNQLILIANILKSEASNESMKLLAAFSVSFFLPYAKQLSRDIQKDATSNFYKSMGYFLEDFCLVLETIIGKA, encoded by the coding sequence TTGAAACTTGGAGAACTTTATAGCGTTGTAGCGGCTGCGCTTGCTGCAAATTTTAGTGGCATTTTGGATGTTTCATCTTTTATGCGTATCAAAAAGACAAATGCGTGGATAACGCAGACTAATAGCGAAGCAAATAAAAAAGGCAATGAGCTTTATACCAAATTTATCAAAGATGAAAGTAGTGCTGCTTTATGTGACGATTTTGTCATTTTAAAGTCAAAATTTGAGGCAAGTTACTATTTTTCGTCTGCAAAAGATGATCTAGCTCAATTTTATAAGGCTATAAATTTTCAGCCAAAGATGGGCGAGGTTGATAGCATCTCAAATCAGCTAATTTTAATAGCAAATATTTTAAAAAGCGAAGCATCTAATGAGTCTATGAAACTTCTTGCAGCTTTTAGTGTCTCATTTTTCTTGCCTTATGCTAAACAGCTTTCAAGAGATATCCAAAAAGACGCAACTAGCAATTTTTATAAATCAATGGGATATTTTTTAGAGGATTTTTGCTTAGTTTTAGAAACTATTATTGGTAAGGCTTAG
- the argH gene encoding argininosuccinate lyase produces MKEEKNALKKMWEGRFSEASSKLLEEFNASINFDKNLFEEDIAGSKAHAKMLGICGILKKDESEAIIKGLDEVLSEIRAGKFEFKLEDEDIHMAVEKRLSQIIGAELGGRLHTARSRNDQVALDFKFYVLKKNLEISSCIKELIATLTNLAKNHKDTLMPGYTHLQHAQPVSLSYHLLAYAFMFKRDFERFISSYERNNLSPLGSAALAGTPHNIDRTIVASELGFAGCTQNAMDSVSDRDFALEILFNISVFMTHASRLCEELILWSSQEFGFVSISDAYSTGSSIMPQKKNPDVAELIRGKTGRVNGNLVALLTTMKGLPLAYNKDMQEDKEGVFDSVSTVLSSATILNEMIKTAKFDEKNMLKATKNGHLSATDLADYLVREKNIPFRTAHFITGKAVAKAESLGLDLSELNEEQLKSVDENLDANAIKFLDLHASKEARCSQGGTANKSVEEQIEILEAWLKN; encoded by the coding sequence ATGAAAGAAGAGAAAAACGCACTCAAAAAGATGTGGGAGGGAAGATTTAGCGAAGCTAGTTCGAAGTTGCTTGAGGAATTTAACGCTTCTATAAATTTTGATAAAAATCTTTTTGAAGAGGATATCGCTGGCAGTAAGGCACATGCTAAAATGCTAGGAATTTGCGGAATTTTGAAAAAAGATGAGTCAGAGGCGATCATAAAGGGGCTTGATGAGGTTTTATCTGAGATAAGAGCAGGTAAATTTGAGTTTAAGCTAGAAGATGAAGATATACACATGGCAGTTGAGAAGCGACTTAGCCAGATCATCGGCGCCGAGCTTGGAGGCAGACTGCACACAGCTAGAAGTAGAAATGACCAAGTCGCGCTTGATTTTAAATTTTACGTATTGAAGAAAAATTTAGAAATTTCTTCATGTATAAAAGAGCTCATCGCCACGCTTACAAATTTGGCAAAAAACCACAAAGATACGCTAATGCCAGGCTACACACACCTTCAACACGCTCAGCCAGTAAGCCTTAGCTATCACTTGCTAGCATATGCATTTATGTTTAAAAGAGATTTCGAGCGTTTTATTAGCTCATATGAGCGAAACAACCTAAGCCCACTTGGTTCAGCAGCCCTTGCAGGCACGCCGCACAATATAGATAGAACTATCGTTGCAAGTGAGCTTGGCTTTGCAGGTTGCACGCAAAATGCGATGGATAGTGTGAGTGACCGTGATTTTGCGCTGGAAATTTTATTTAACATTAGCGTTTTTATGACGCACGCTTCTAGGCTTTGTGAGGAGCTCATACTTTGGAGCTCACAAGAATTTGGCTTTGTAAGCATCAGTGACGCTTATAGCACGGGCAGCTCCATAATGCCACAGAAGAAAAATCCAGACGTTGCCGAGCTCATACGCGGCAAAACTGGGCGTGTAAATGGAAATTTAGTAGCACTACTAACTACGATGAAAGGTCTGCCACTTGCTTATAATAAAGATATGCAAGAAGATAAAGAGGGCGTGTTTGACAGCGTCTCAACCGTTTTAAGCTCAGCCACCATCCTAAATGAGATGATAAAAACAGCTAAATTTGACGAAAAAAACATGCTAAAAGCGACAAAAAATGGGCATCTAAGTGCGACTGATTTGGCAGATTATCTAGTGCGTGAAAAAAATATTCCATTTAGAACAGCACATTTTATTACAGGTAAAGCTGTTGCAAAGGCTGAAAGCTTGGGACTTGATTTAAGTGAATTAAACGAAGAGCAGCTAAAAAGTGTGGATGAAAATTTAGATGCAAATGCTATTAAATTTTTAGATCTTCACGCTTCAAAAGAGGCACGTTGTTCGCAGGGCGGCACGGCAAATAAAAGTGTGGAGGAGCAGATAGAAATTTTAGAGGCTTGGCTTAAAAATTAA
- a CDS encoding AAA family ATPase — protein sequence MIVGILLKNYKIYGGVKYIPVTTSHNFTAYIGDNGAGKSSILEALDTYFNDREWNLTKGASTTDANTPYIVVIHLLKKDIVNKIIKNYDKNDNELADKVKKISEYLWNFEQVENDFRSNKSQEPKNLVNDLKKIDILYRESHYLIISGNAHKDDYSAYFGSFDSIISKLFEIKFNSQKESENKDFRERFKYLNHIVWDCYSYIYMPVEAGIEEFTKLETDNMQKLIGMDISTKIEKIIKTPLQSINTDLNVFVKELENDLLNLYAYKSPSNRINITPKELIDKVIELFFSIRVLHKIVDGNKIKADSLSSGEKRQALIDIAAALLDSQTIEHKEIILAIDEPEASLNLSKNFAQFEKLIEISQYKAQVIVTTHWYGFLPVAINANAHFLTKKNAKDSLEFNFNTFDLYNYREKLKQIRNMDYTQIPSDIQLKSIYDLVQSIVSSVRLDKPYNWLICEGSSDKIYFDFYFKDLVEKYNLRILPVGGASEVIKIYDYLKLPMSEKDNIKGKIYCLIDSDGKREQLICDSKCKDHMVAKRILNKRNDQKTSLVDVSSNDYEMKTEIEDCLDGVVFIETLKTYTEDQNIVAILEDEKNFKDKSLNSYFCFNLKPSDIEVLKKFFDQDSGHRKIEFAERYVEIAKNNNSKSKNPDWIDEIKKWFKEKKNIKQNLKFTSI from the coding sequence ATGATTGTTGGAATTTTATTAAAGAACTATAAAATATATGGAGGAGTTAAATATATACCAGTTACTACTAGTCATAATTTTACAGCATATATAGGTGATAATGGTGCAGGAAAAAGTTCAATTTTGGAGGCACTTGATACTTATTTTAATGACAGGGAATGGAATTTAACAAAAGGAGCAAGTACTACCGATGCAAACACACCATATATAGTAGTTATTCATCTATTAAAAAAAGATATAGTTAATAAAATTATTAAAAATTATGATAAAAATGATAATGAGCTAGCAGATAAAGTTAAAAAAATTAGTGAATATTTATGGAATTTTGAGCAGGTTGAGAATGATTTTAGAAGCAATAAAAGTCAAGAGCCTAAAAACTTAGTTAATGATTTAAAAAAAATTGATATTTTATATCGTGAAAGTCATTATTTAATTATTTCTGGTAATGCTCATAAGGATGATTATAGTGCATATTTTGGTTCTTTTGATAGTATTATTTCAAAATTATTTGAAATTAAATTTAATAGCCAAAAGGAAAGCGAAAATAAAGATTTTAGGGAACGCTTTAAGTATTTAAATCATATTGTTTGGGATTGTTATTCATATATTTATATGCCAGTAGAAGCTGGGATAGAGGAGTTTACAAAGCTTGAGACTGATAATATGCAAAAATTAATTGGTATGGATATTAGCACTAAAATAGAAAAAATAATTAAGACACCTTTGCAAAGTATAAATACAGATTTAAATGTATTTGTTAAAGAGTTGGAAAACGATCTTTTAAACCTTTATGCCTATAAGAGTCCTTCAAATAGAATTAATATTACGCCAAAGGAATTAATAGATAAAGTTATTGAGTTGTTTTTTTCAATAAGAGTTTTACATAAAATAGTTGATGGTAATAAAATAAAAGCTGACAGCTTAAGTTCTGGTGAGAAAAGGCAGGCACTTATAGATATAGCTGCGGCATTACTAGATAGTCAAACTATAGAACACAAAGAAATTATACTTGCCATAGATGAACCAGAGGCATCTTTAAATTTATCAAAAAATTTTGCTCAATTTGAAAAGTTAATAGAAATTTCGCAATATAAAGCACAAGTTATTGTGACTACTCATTGGTACGGTTTTCTCCCAGTTGCTATCAACGCAAATGCACACTTTCTGACAAAGAAAAACGCAAAAGATAGCCTTGAATTTAATTTTAACACATTTGATTTATATAATTATAGGGAGAAGTTGAAACAAATTAGAAATATGGACTATACTCAAATACCAAGCGATATTCAGCTTAAAAGTATTTATGATTTGGTTCAATCAATTGTTTCATCGGTAAGGCTTGATAAACCATATAATTGGTTGATTTGTGAGGGTAGCTCTGATAAAATTTATTTTGACTTCTATTTTAAAGATTTGGTGGAAAAGTATAATTTAAGAATATTGCCAGTTGGCGGGGCATCTGAAGTCATAAAAATTTATGATTATCTAAAATTGCCAATGTCAGAAAAAGATAACATAAAGGGTAAAATATATTGTTTAATAGATAGTGACGGTAAGAGAGAGCAACTTATTTGTGATAGTAAATGTAAAGACCATATGGTAGCGAAAAGAATTTTAAATAAACGTAATGATCAAAAAACGTCTTTGGTTGATGTAAGTAGCAATGATTATGAAATGAAAACGGAAATAGAGGACTGTTTGGATGGTGTCGTTTTTATTGAAACATTAAAAACATATACCGAAGACCAAAATATCGTCGCCATACTCGAAGATGAAAAGAATTTTAAAGACAAGTCTCTAAATTCGTATTTTTGTTTTAACTTAAAACCAAGTGATATAGAAGTATTAAAAAAATTCTTTGATCAAGATAGTGGACATAGAAAAATAGAATTTGCTGAAAGATATGTTGAAATAGCTAAAAATAATAATTCAAAATCCAAAAATCCAGATTGGATTGATGAAATTAAAAAGTGGTTTAAAGAGAAAAAAAATATAAAACAAAATTTAAAATTTACAAGCATCTAG
- a CDS encoding CZB domain-containing protein, with the protein MKLNGYRGVLLNEFNKIQDVHECRFGKWYEKDVKNTLVKDAKILSSIAAHHENVHHGLEKAMVIFADKDKGNLPGVEILKDVENSSKVGFEELLEAIKAARK; encoded by the coding sequence ATGAAGCTAAATGGATATAGAGGTGTACTTTTAAATGAATTTAACAAAATTCAAGATGTTCATGAGTGTAGATTTGGCAAATGGTATGAAAAAGATGTGAAAAATACTCTTGTAAAAGATGCCAAAATTCTCTCAAGTATCGCAGCTCATCATGAAAATGTTCATCATGGTCTAGAAAAAGCGATGGTTATTTTTGCTGATAAAGACAAAGGAAATCTACCTGGCGTTGAAATATTAAAAGATGTCGAAAACTCAAGTAAAGTAGGTTTTGAAGAGTTGCTTGAAGCTATTAAGGCTGCAAGAAAATAA
- a CDS encoding histidine triad nucleotide-binding protein produces the protein MTIFEKIVAGEIPCNKVLESEKFLAFNDINPKAPIHILIIPKKHYKNFQEMDPVLMGEMTKFIQEVATLMGVDKSGYRLITNCGENGGQEVMHLHFHLLGGAKLGWSEGVADPQSTF, from the coding sequence ATGACCATATTTGAAAAGATCGTAGCTGGTGAAATCCCTTGCAACAAAGTGCTTGAAAGCGAGAAATTTCTAGCTTTTAACGACATAAATCCAAAAGCACCGATCCACATCCTAATCATCCCAAAAAAACACTATAAAAATTTCCAAGAGATGGATCCGGTCTTAATGGGAGAGATGACAAAATTTATCCAAGAAGTAGCGACCTTAATGGGCGTTGATAAGAGCGGATACCGCCTCATCACAAACTGCGGTGAAAACGGCGGTCAAGAAGTTATGCATCTACATTTTCACCTGCTTGGCGGAGCTAAGCTTGGCTGGAGCGAAGGCGTAGCTGATCCACAAAGCACATTTTAA
- the pheS gene encoding phenylalanine--tRNA ligase subunit alpha, whose amino-acid sequence MQDFVNKIKNEISTLDDLEKVRVEIFGKKGILAQGFAKLKELSEDEKKEFAANLNKQRDELGALIEAKKAELSEQEIDNKMKKEAADITLFNEPVASGALHPVMATMDKIIEYFLALNFSLETGPLIEDDFHNFEALNLPKYHPARDMQDTFYLDDFRLLRTHTSPVQVRTMLSQKPPIRMIAPGTVFRRDMDLTHTPMFHQVEGLVVEDAEKVSFANLKSMLEGFLKHMFGDVEVRFRPSFFPFTEPSAEVDISCIFCHGKGCRVCKQTTWLEVLGCGVVDPNVFKAVGYKNVSGYAFGLGVERFAMLLHRVPDLRSLFEGDLRLLEQFK is encoded by the coding sequence TTGCAAGATTTCGTTAATAAAATCAAAAATGAAATTTCAACGCTTGATGATTTGGAAAAAGTCAGGGTAGAAATTTTTGGCAAAAAGGGCATCTTGGCGCAAGGCTTTGCAAAGCTAAAAGAGCTTAGCGAAGATGAGAAAAAGGAATTTGCAGCAAATTTAAACAAGCAAAGAGATGAGCTTGGTGCGCTAATAGAAGCTAAAAAGGCTGAGCTTAGCGAGCAAGAGATAGATAACAAGATGAAAAAAGAAGCTGCTGATATCACGCTATTTAATGAGCCTGTTGCTAGCGGAGCACTTCACCCTGTGATGGCCACGATGGATAAGATAATTGAGTATTTTTTAGCGCTAAATTTCTCACTTGAAACTGGACCACTGATAGAAGATGATTTTCACAACTTTGAAGCGCTAAATTTACCAAAATACCACCCAGCAAGGGATATGCAAGATACATTTTACCTAGATGATTTTAGACTTTTAAGGACGCATACGAGCCCAGTTCAGGTGCGAACTATGCTAAGCCAAAAGCCGCCTATTCGTATGATAGCGCCTGGCACGGTCTTTAGACGTGATATGGACTTAACGCATACACCGATGTTTCACCAGGTCGAGGGCCTTGTGGTGGAGGATGCCGAGAAAGTTAGCTTTGCAAATTTAAAATCAATGTTAGAGGGCTTTTTAAAGCACATGTTTGGCGACGTTGAAGTGCGTTTTCGCCCTAGCTTCTTCCCATTTACGGAGCCTAGCGCAGAGGTTGATATTAGTTGTATATTCTGCCACGGCAAGGGTTGCAGGGTGTGCAAGCAGACTACTTGGCTTGAGGTGCTTGGATGCGGAGTCGTTGACCCAAATGTATTTAAGGCAGTTGGCTATAAAAATGTAAGTGGATACGCTTTTGGTCTTGGCGTTGAGAGATTTGCGATGTTGCTTCATAGAGTGCCTGATCTAAGGTCGCTTTTTGAGGGAGATTTAAGATTGTTGGAGCAGTTTAAATGA